A window from Mycobacterium botniense encodes these proteins:
- a CDS encoding glycosyltransferase — translation MKYVLANWGTRGEVEPFVAVARELLRRGHEVCLAVAPEMVDFVEAAGPAAVAYGPDLQTILDAHRDYWTLFFRTPWKIQELNRLLHEVSEPLSQSRKKVTATLTSLADGADVLITGMNFEDAAANVAEYCDIPLATLHHFPLRANGKLLPFLPPPVGRSAMTVFEWLSWHGTRRLEDDAERRAFGLPEATVPWPRRIAERGSLEIQAYDDVCFPGLAAEWAKWNGQRPFVGALTMALPTDADEDVLSWIAAGTPPICFGFGSVSVESPADTLAMISTVCAQLGERALVGAAGTDFGDLRRFEHVKVVSALNYAAIFPACRAVVHHGGSGTTNAGLRAGIPTLILWTLPDQALWGAAVKRLQVGTARRFSATTEKTLVADLRKILAPPYPAQARAIAAQMSKPADSVAAAADLVEDFAHRKRAG, via the coding sequence ATGAAATATGTGCTGGCGAACTGGGGAACCCGCGGCGAAGTCGAACCCTTTGTCGCAGTCGCGCGGGAACTGCTGCGCCGCGGGCATGAGGTATGCCTGGCCGTCGCTCCTGAGATGGTCGATTTCGTCGAGGCGGCCGGGCCGGCGGCGGTCGCCTATGGCCCGGACTTGCAGACCATCCTCGACGCCCACCGCGACTACTGGACGTTATTTTTCCGCACCCCGTGGAAGATCCAGGAACTGAACAGGTTGCTGCATGAGGTGTCCGAGCCGCTCAGCCAGTCGCGAAAGAAGGTCACCGCGACGCTGACGTCGCTGGCTGACGGAGCCGACGTGCTTATCACCGGCATGAATTTCGAGGACGCCGCCGCTAATGTCGCGGAGTATTGCGATATCCCGCTGGCCACGCTGCATCACTTCCCGCTGCGGGCCAACGGCAAGCTGCTGCCGTTCCTGCCCCCGCCGGTGGGCCGCTCCGCGATGACAGTGTTCGAGTGGCTGTCGTGGCACGGAACGAGGAGGCTCGAGGATGACGCCGAGCGCCGGGCATTCGGTTTGCCGGAGGCGACCGTCCCCTGGCCACGGCGGATCGCTGAACGTGGATCGCTGGAAATCCAGGCCTATGACGACGTGTGCTTTCCCGGACTGGCCGCCGAATGGGCCAAATGGAATGGCCAGCGGCCTTTTGTGGGTGCACTGACGATGGCATTGCCCACCGATGCCGATGAGGATGTCTTGTCGTGGATCGCCGCGGGCACACCGCCGATTTGCTTCGGCTTTGGTAGCGTATCGGTCGAATCCCCGGCCGACACGCTGGCCATGATCAGCACCGTCTGCGCGCAGCTGGGGGAACGCGCATTGGTGGGGGCCGCCGGGACTGATTTCGGCGATCTTCGCCGATTCGAGCACGTCAAGGTGGTGAGCGCACTCAATTACGCGGCGATCTTTCCAGCCTGCCGCGCGGTGGTGCACCACGGCGGCTCCGGCACCACCAACGCGGGCCTGCGCGCCGGCATCCCCACCCTGATCCTGTGGACCTTGCCTGATCAGGCGCTGTGGGGAGCCGCGGTCAAACGGCTGCAGGTGGGCACCGCCCGGCGTTTTTCGGCCACCACCGAGAAAACGCTGGTCGCGGACCTGCGCAAGATATTGGCCCCGCCCTACCCCGCGCAGGCCCGCGCGATCGCCGCCCAGATGAGCAAACCCGCTGACAGCGTCGCCGCGGCCGCTGACCTGGTCGAAGATTTCGCCCACCGCAAGCGTGCCGGCTGA